Proteins co-encoded in one Macellibacteroides fermentans genomic window:
- a CDS encoding YfhO family protein, whose translation MADLWSVDKRYLNGDDFVREQPAETYKATVADKEILKDTDPSFRVLNLNNPFQETTTSFYHKSIGGYHAAKLRRYQELIDHRLTGEIQSIMKTFQQAKTADDVIKGLMVCPTLNMLNMRYIIYNPEQAPIRNPFAYGNAWFAQKVEMVDNADAEMAAMNQFNPLMVAVVDKLFAADLEGFTPQPDSTATIALTDYKPNVVTYQSNTKTEQLAIFSEIYYQPGWKAFVDGKETPHFRADWTLRALRVPAGEHQIVFRFEPDNYIMATQVASVSSLIILLLLAGAIAWSVWNTLKKDKELQK comes from the coding sequence TTGGCCGACCTATGGAGTGTGGACAAGCGCTACCTTAATGGCGACGACTTTGTACGTGAGCAACCTGCCGAGACCTATAAGGCAACGGTGGCCGATAAAGAAATACTGAAGGATACAGATCCCTCTTTCCGGGTGTTGAACCTGAATAATCCATTCCAGGAAACTACAACTTCATTTTATCATAAATCCATTGGAGGTTACCATGCTGCCAAGTTGCGCAGGTATCAGGAGTTGATTGACCATCGTCTGACGGGTGAGATACAGTCGATCATGAAAACTTTCCAACAGGCAAAGACTGCCGATGATGTGATCAAAGGACTGATGGTTTGTCCTACGTTGAATATGCTGAATATGCGCTATATCATTTACAATCCGGAACAGGCTCCTATACGCAATCCTTTCGCCTATGGAAACGCATGGTTTGCCCAAAAGGTGGAGATGGTGGACAATGCCGATGCCGAGATGGCTGCAATGAATCAGTTCAATCCGTTGATGGTGGCGGTTGTCGACAAACTTTTTGCTGCCGATCTGGAAGGTTTCACTCCTCAACCGGATTCTACGGCAACGATTGCACTTACCGATTACAAGCCGAATGTGGTTACATACCAGTCAAATACAAAAACCGAACAGCTTGCCATCTTCTCCGAGATTTATTATCAACCCGGATGGAAAGCTTTTGTGGATGGGAAGGAAACGCCTCATTTCCGTGCCGACTGGACATTACGCGCCCTTCGCGTACCTGCCGGCGAACATCAGATTGTATTCCGCTTCGAACCTGACAACTACATTATGGCAACCCAGGTTGCATCGGTAAGCTCGCTGATTATCCTGTTGCTGCTGGCCGGAGCCATAGCCTGGTCGGTATGGAATACCCTTAAGAAGGATAAAGAGCTGCAGAAATAG
- a CDS encoding DUF4252 domain-containing protein produces MKAKYIILALLCIVFSQAGLAQTTSKLFEKYADMDNVTSVYISKAMFKMMPTMQTAGLNLMNMKGKVESLQVLTTERKDLTVKMRNEFSQLVTKQHEELMRVRDGKTKATFYAVMKGDLVKDMLMLADTEDGFTVIQLLGNFTLQDIQEITKDMDK; encoded by the coding sequence ATGAAAGCAAAATATATCATACTCGCACTTCTGTGCATCGTATTCAGTCAGGCTGGTCTGGCGCAGACAACCAGTAAACTGTTCGAAAAATACGCCGACATGGACAATGTTACTTCGGTCTATATCTCGAAGGCCATGTTTAAAATGATGCCCACCATGCAGACAGCAGGATTAAATCTGATGAACATGAAAGGGAAAGTGGAATCATTGCAGGTACTTACCACCGAACGCAAGGATCTGACAGTGAAGATGCGCAACGAGTTTTCTCAGTTGGTAACCAAACAACACGAAGAGCTAATGCGCGTTCGCGACGGTAAAACCAAGGCAACCTTCTATGCCGTAATGAAAGGAGATCTGGTAAAAGACATGCTGATGCTGGCAGATACCGAAGATGGGTTTACGGTGATACAGCTGCTTGGGAATTTTACCCTGCAGGATATCCAGGAAATTACCAAAGACATGGATAAATAA
- a CDS encoding RNA polymerase sigma factor, translating to MSPDQFKQTFLPLHPKLFRVAYALTGNKDDAEDILQEAYCKLWNKREELTNIINPEAFSVTLIKNLCMDFLRSSKSGRYEDSLDTITIASYNTPDTVLENADEVERVAQLIEQLPENQKRVLKLRGFGDCSMEEIEEITGFSAVNVRTLLSRARKIIKEQYIKLNVYER from the coding sequence GTGAGTCCTGATCAATTCAAACAGACGTTCCTTCCGTTGCATCCGAAGCTTTTCCGCGTTGCCTATGCCCTTACGGGTAATAAAGACGATGCCGAAGACATTCTTCAGGAGGCTTATTGCAAACTATGGAACAAACGGGAGGAACTTACAAACATTATCAATCCGGAGGCCTTTTCGGTCACCCTTATTAAAAACCTTTGCATGGATTTTCTCCGGTCTTCTAAATCGGGACGCTACGAAGATAGTCTGGATACCATTACAATTGCCAGCTACAACACGCCCGATACCGTACTCGAAAATGCAGACGAGGTTGAAAGGGTAGCACAGCTGATTGAGCAGCTGCCGGAAAACCAGAAGAGGGTTTTGAAACTAAGAGGTTTTGGCGACTGTTCCATGGAGGAGATAGAAGAGATTACCGGATTCAGTGCTGTCAATGTGCGCACACTGCTTTCGCGGGCACGTAAAATTATTAAAGAGCAATACATAAAACTAAACGTATATGAACGATAA
- a CDS encoding basic secretory protein-like protein, with translation MSVFKSYFLSGLLCMGLLQANDVVSQSSTSKDNVSWSNYPVGNIIFKSLSPETEGARIYHELVSNPEDYIALQARKVLETLYFSPSDSIPGIKTIHYTLKEYDGISAKGGNPPTIYIDYSTKWVEKTFGKELNKEKVDYETRGVLYHELTHGFQLEPQGIGSYGTNKTFFAMIEGVADAVRLLNGCFTEKDRPKGGSYMDGYRTTGFFLAWLTKTKDPDFLKKFNQSTLKVIPWSFDGAIKYALGNQFQVDGLWNQYLTEMGDIAVANNQDPR, from the coding sequence ATGAGTGTGTTTAAATCTTATTTCTTGTCAGGACTTTTGTGTATGGGCTTACTGCAAGCCAATGATGTGGTTTCGCAATCTTCAACCTCGAAGGATAATGTATCGTGGAGCAATTATCCGGTTGGTAACATTATTTTTAAATCCTTGTCGCCCGAAACAGAAGGGGCTCGTATTTATCATGAATTGGTGTCGAATCCGGAAGATTATATTGCTTTGCAAGCACGGAAGGTATTAGAAACGCTTTATTTTTCTCCTTCTGATAGCATTCCGGGTATAAAAACGATTCATTATACCTTGAAAGAGTACGATGGGATTTCGGCAAAGGGGGGTAATCCTCCAACTATTTATATAGATTACAGTACAAAATGGGTGGAAAAAACCTTTGGAAAAGAATTGAATAAAGAAAAAGTAGATTATGAAACCCGCGGTGTTTTATATCATGAGCTAACGCATGGTTTTCAGTTAGAACCTCAGGGAATAGGCTCTTATGGAACAAATAAGACTTTCTTTGCAATGATTGAAGGTGTGGCAGATGCTGTCCGTCTGCTTAACGGTTGCTTTACAGAAAAAGACAGACCCAAAGGTGGCAGCTATATGGATGGTTACCGGACCACTGGATTCTTTCTTGCTTGGCTGACAAAGACAAAGGATCCGGATTTTCTTAAAAAGTTCAATCAAAGCACATTAAAGGTTATTCCCTGGTCGTTCGATGGAGCGATCAAGTACGCCTTAGGGAATCAATTCCAGGTAGATGGTCTTTGGAATCAGTATCTTACAGAAATGGGAGATATAGCTGTAGCAAATAATCAGGATCCCCGTTAA
- a CDS encoding DUF4252 domain-containing protein, with protein sequence MKKIMAILALVIICQAGYSQKNVNDLFKEFSKMNNVTTISMGQITMKFASLFSDTMGVDGIEVYSLEDCTNDVKEKLSKAVSQLKDNKFETMVNANENGERTKVLVRIENEMIREMVIVTTGSDAALVRIKGKIKPSDIERMVNKHGKGES encoded by the coding sequence ATGAAAAAAATCATGGCCATACTGGCACTCGTAATCATATGCCAGGCAGGATATAGTCAGAAAAATGTAAACGACCTGTTCAAGGAGTTTTCGAAAATGAACAATGTAACTACCATCAGCATGGGACAGATCACCATGAAATTTGCGAGTCTGTTTTCGGACACGATGGGGGTAGACGGGATAGAGGTGTATTCGTTGGAAGACTGCACCAATGATGTAAAGGAAAAACTAAGCAAGGCGGTGAGCCAGCTTAAAGACAATAAGTTTGAGACAATGGTCAACGCCAACGAAAACGGAGAACGCACCAAAGTGCTGGTCCGCATCGAAAATGAGATGATCCGCGAGATGGTGATCGTAACCACAGGCAGCGACGCAGCATTGGTACGTATAAAAGGTAAAATCAAACCATCAGACATCGAACGGATGGTTAACAAACACGGTAAAGGTGAGTCCTGA